In the Malaya genurostris strain Urasoe2022 chromosome 1, Malgen_1.1, whole genome shotgun sequence genome, one interval contains:
- the LOC131440334 gene encoding zinc finger protein 593 homolog, producing MPYARKKMHSGDTHLRRRWRLRSRKKDLDEIDDDLKTNSEQLLNQDVDLDKPGFAQYYCIHCATYYINERALQDHFRTKVHKRRLKALEIEPYTVEDSLRAAGQGSFAQPLKRKTETQPSKREYTEGKRIKVDEVIEEEKPAKQNLSKVPKYDGQYGKILGDLKTPAS from the coding sequence ATGCCGTACGCGCGTAAGAAAATGCACAGTGGTGACACACATTTACGCCGACGATGGAGACTTCGAAGTCGTAAGAAGGATTTAGATGAAATAGACGACGATTTAAAAACTAATTCTGAACAACTGTTGAATCAGGATGTAGACTTGGATAAGCCAGGTTTTGCTCAGTACTACTGCATTCATTGTGCTACTTATTACATCAACGAACGTGCCCTACAGGATCACTTTCGAACAAAAGTTCATAAACGTCGACTGAAAGCTCTTGAAATTGAACCCTACACCGTCGAAGATTCGTTGCGAGCAGCCGGACAGGGTAGTTTTGCCCAGCCACTTAAACGGAAAACAGAGACCCAGCCATCTAAGCGCGAGTACACCGAAGGAAAACGCATCAAGGTAGATGAGGTAATCGAAGAGgaaaaaccggcgaaacaaaacttaTCAAAAGTGCCGAAATATGATGGGCAGTACGGGAAAATTTTGGGAGACCTTAAAACACCGGCATCGTAA
- the LOC131440333 gene encoding methionine aminopeptidase 1, whose translation MTDAKVAHSCETENCTKAATLQCPVCLKMGIQGSYFCSQDCFKGSWKSHKVIHLLAKGNNDKNAYNPWPYYTFTGKLRPFPQSEIRAVPLKIPRPDYADHKEGRSKSEEALRGNTTIKILDDEEKEGMRVACRLGREVLDEAARVCDVGVTTDEIDRIVHEACIERECYPSPLNYYNFPKSCCTSVNEVICHGIPDMRPLEDGDICNVDVTVYFREFHGDLNETFFVGNVKDQHKKLVQVTYEALMKAIAIVKPGERYREIGNVIQKHVHAHGYSVVKSYCGHGIHRLFHTAPNVPHYAKNNAVGVMKPGHCFTIEPMISEGTWRDVSWPDDWTAVTADGLFSAQFEQTLLVTETGCDILTKRRNADGLPHFMDKL comes from the exons ATGACCGACGCAAAAGTAGCGCATAGCTGTGAGACGGAGAATTGCACAAAAGCGGCCACCCTCCAATGCCCAGTGTGTCTCAAAATGGGCATTCAAGGATCGTATTTTTGCAGTCAAGACTGTTTTAAGGGATCTTGGAAGTCGCACAAGGTGATTCATCTGTTAGCAA AGGGAAACAACGATAAGAACGCCTACAATCCGTGGCCTTATTACACATTTACGGGCAAGTTACGACCATTTCCGCAATCTGAAATAAGAGCAGTGCCCTTAAAGATTCCACGTCCGGATTATGCCGATCACAAGGAAGGTCGATCCAAATCGGAAGAAGCGTTGCGTGGAAATACCACGATTAAAATACTGGATGATGAAGAGAAGGAAGGCATGCGGGTAGCATGTCGGTTAGGGCGAGAAGTTTTGGATGAAGCGGCTAGGGTTTGCGATGTTGGTGTAACTACGGATGAAATCGATCGGATCGTACACGAAGCTTGCATAGAACGAGAGTGCTATCCGAGCCCTCTAAATTATTACAATTTCCCGAAGTCATGCTGTACCTCAGTGAACGAGGTTATTTGTCATGGAATTCCGGACATGCGCCCCTTGGAGGACGGCGATATTTGCAATGTGGATGTAACGGTGTATTTCAGAGAATTCCATGGGGATTTGAACGAGACATTTTTCGTAGGCAACGTTAAGGATCAACACAAGAAACTAGTGCAGGTCACTTATGAGGCACTAATGAAAGCGATCGCCATCGTGAA ACCCGGTGAACGATACCGTGAAATCGGCAACGTTATTCAAAAGCATGTTCATGCCCATGGTTATAGCGTTGTTAAGAGTTATTGCGGCCACGGAATCCATCGATTATTCCATACTGCACCGAATGTACCCCATTATGCCA AAAACAATGCGGTTGGAGTTATGAAGCCAGGCCACTGCTTTACTATCGAACCGATGATATCGGAAGGCACGTGGCGCGATGTTTCATGGCCGGACGATTGGACAGCTGTTACTGCCGACGGACTGTTCTCTGCCCAGTTCGAACAAACATTGTTGGTTACCGAAACGGGATGCGATATACTCACAAAACGAAGGAACGCCGACGGATTACCGCATTTCATGGATAAGTTGTAA
- the LOC131440335 gene encoding putative mediator of RNA polymerase II transcription subunit 12, which translates to MKFGKLVKEKNIEEIIQFGDFTRDFKKYKMLKLPICVLFLVVTAAYGDYAAQLKPLMASAYGKPPLVHTHWPPKHGFGSTALKQYMVQLHSGSRLAPVAVRPAPAIMMSLKRPVKSVYSPAYPLLKQQYLKRPILGSSHTPFVLNLNLKHKFPSSPAGLKTGGIVFEKLKPIVPQSNGQLTSAKDGAIHTIPAPNLAGTAGKAAHQLQISSFDNNNHLEIDIHKTTKPAKSTFAPKPTYVAPSTPQPIAPYIHKAPYPPARAHQYQVTEEHTNDVTLKNPYSGQKTYFAPDPDPSLPSKSVSPTQDPLSEPSNGKYPPNDLLIQAQTQAQTHYLPQHSTMPLNQKPIYGIVNTAPQPGYGIPLAVQPQLQQHILQQTSMLQGMPLYNPTYLVTQSNNLFNNHQHQQQTTLFKPETSFLGTVPSPQPADGNVVFNSYTYKHEPAASAGQILAATQDQLHELQSAVSQIQLNDLQQQHSHDAPTYAQLVGHEQLALHQQQIPQQNQLEQQLQQQLIQQQEKSSHQLTENEIANLLNYGTINLHNQLSPNDYYHYQVDQEQQQQQQQQQDIYQYPHHHHRLQHQQQEEPQSLYELSQRQQENERILAQAQQDLLQQQQQQQLSYQANTLAPQQQQLPPTQATQSTDYLLAYQQHQQAVANALELGTDSQNSKRATLEPETTHVPLRIFVPDSESDYPNSVNPQTRMDELNYEYADGEERTKVYPTESSAKQQESNKQVDSEQERDSSKDKIESTGSSLEEEHGDSQAHQHYSNHRLY; encoded by the exons CTCCCAATATGTGTGTTGTTCCTCGTCGTTACTGCAGCATACGGCGATTACGCAGCACAATTGAAGCCATTGATGGCTAGCGCCTATGGTAAACCACCTTTGGTGCACACCCATTGGCCACCGAAACACGGCTTTGGATCGACGGCTTTGAAGCAGTACATGGTCCAGCTGCACAGTGGTAGCCGACTAGCTCCAGTGGCAGTCCGGCCGGCACCGGCAATCATGATGAg CCTTAAACGCCCCGTGAAGTCAGTCTATTCTCCAGCGTATCCACTACTGAAGCAGCAGTACCTTAAACGACCCATCCTGGGATCATCCCACACGCCATTTGTATTGAACCTGAATTTGAAACACAAATTCCCGAGTTCACCTGCAGGGCTGAAAACGGGTGGAATTGTTTTCGAGAAATTAAAACCT ATAGTTCCGCAGTCTAACGGACAGCTAACTTCTGCCAAAGATGGCGCGATCCACACTATTCCCGCTCCGAACCTAGCCGGCACAGCAGGAAAGGCAGCTCACCAACTACAAATATCCTCATTTGACAACAATAATCATTTGGAAATCGATATTCATAAAACGACTAAGCCAGCCAAAAGCACGTTTGCCCCTAAACCCACATATGTCGCTCCATCGACG CCACAACCGATTGCGCCATACATTCATAAGGCACCATACCCGCCCGCGAGGGCACACCAGTATCAAGTAACCGAGGAACATACTAACGACGTAACACTTAAAAATCCATATTCGGGACAGAAAACCTACTTCGCACCGGATCCTGATCCATCTCTACCGAGCAAGAGTGTTTCACCCACCCAAGATCCTCTGAGCGAACCAAGCAACGGGAAATATCCACCCAATGACCTATTGATTCAAGCTCAAACGCAAGCCCAAACTCATTATCTACCCCAGCACAGTACTATGCCGTTGAACCAGAAGCCAATCTACGGAATCGTGAACACAGCACCACAGCCGGGCTATGGCATACCACTGGCTGTCCAGCCTCAGCTTCAACAACACATTCTACAGCAAACATCTATGCTCCAGGGCATGCCT CTCTACAATCCAACCTATCTCGTGACCCAGTCCAATAACCTCTTCAACAATCACCAACATCAGCAACAAACGACTCTTTTCAAGCCGGAGACGAGCTTCCTCGGCACCGTCCCAAGTCCTCAACCTGCGGATGGAAATGTGGTTTTCAATTCGTACACATATAAGCATGAACCGGCCGCTAGTGCCGGTCAGATTCTTGCCGCCACCCAGGACCAACTACACGAGCTGCAGTCCGCTGTTAGTCAGATTCAGCTGAACGATCTTCAACAACAGCACTCGCATGACGCTCCGACATACGCTCAACTGGTAGGACACGAACAACTGGCTCTTCATCAGCAACAAATCCCACAACAGAACCAGCTTGAGCAGCAGTTGCAGCAGCAGCTCATCCAACAGCAGGAAAAATCATCGCATCAACTTACAGAAAATGAAATTGCCAACTTACTAAACTACGGCACCATAAATCTGCATAATCAGCTATCGCCCAACGACTACTACCACTACCAGGTGGATcaggaacaacaacaacaacagcaacaacaacaagatATTTACCAGTACCCACATCATCACCACCGcctacaacatcaacaacaagaAGAGCCACAGTCCCTTTACGAACTCTCCCAGCGCCAGCAGGAAAACGAACGAATCCTAGCACAAGCCCAACAGGATctactacaacaacaacaacaacaacaactttcCTACCAGGCAAACACGTTAGCTCCACAACAGCAACAGCTTCCGCCCACACAGGCGACACAAAGTACAGATTACCTACTAGCCTACCAACAACATCAGCAAGCTGTTGCCAATGCACTCGAACTTGGAACCGACTCCCAGAATAGCAAACGAGCAACGTTAGAGCCCGAAACTACCCACGTCCCCCTTCGAATATTCGTGCCAGACAGCGAGAGCGACTATCCCAACAGT GTTAATCCCCAAACGCGCATGGATGAACTGAACTACGAGTATGCAGACGGTGAAGAGAGGACTAAAGTATATCCAACGGAATCTAGTGCCAAACAACAGGAAAGTAACAAACAAGTAGATAGTGAACAAGAACGGGATTCATCGAAAGACAAAATCGAATCAACCGGAAGTAGTCTAGAAGAAGAACACGGCGATAGTCAAGCACATCAGCATTACAGCAATCATAGGTTATATTGA